The [Clostridium] celerecrescens 18A genomic sequence AGAGTCCCCTGGGGAATGAAGCAGTAGCACTCTGTTTCACTGAGGCAAAGAGACAGGGCTGACACAGCCTTGTCCTCAATGACCAGCTGCAGTCCCAACCGACAATCCACTTTGCACTTTAAAAATATTGCTTCAGCTTCTGAAAGGTCTGTAACAGCTTGAAAGCCAGATTCCAGGGACGGTTCCTCATCTTCTCCAGGGAAAACGGCTTGGACGAAATCCATATCAATAATTTTCTGAATCTCTGCCTGCTGGAGGGTTTTTGTATAATCCAGACGGATATCGCAATCCCTGCGAAGGGCAGCAAGTTCTTCCTTCCGCTTTACTGCTTCCGGATTCCCGGTAAGCGCCTCCCGGATTCTCTGAGACCCTATTTCTTCTATGTGGTCATAAATATTTTCTACGCTGTGATACTCCCTTATTAACTGACAAGCCATTTTCTCGCCAATCCCCCTTGATCCGGAAAGCGCAAATACTCCGCCAAGAGACTCCGGCTCCAGGCCAAATTCTTCCCGTATAAGCTCTATGGAATAGGCCTTAAACTCCAGGCCCTCTTCTCTGACAACCGGCATCTTAAGGGTTACATGTTCTTCCACTGCCTGCAAAAGCCTCCGATCCCCAGACAGGAGCTGTATTTCCCCTTCCTCTTCCAGGCATCTTTTTGCCAAGGAGGCCAGAATATCTGCGGAAGTATATCCATTTTTATCCAGAACAGGGATATCCAGGGAAAGCATTGCCTCCCTTAAGCGCTCTTCCTCCGTTAAAAGTCCTTCGTACACCGCTGTGTTTTTATACATTTCTTTATGACTTCCTTCTGGTCCGGAATCAAAGGCCACTGCCAGATAGTCCGCTTCTTTTGCCTCTAGAAGCTTCACGATCAGACTTTGAACCCCTCTCGCTCCATTGGAAGGAAGCCCGTAAAAGGCGTTCCTCAGCATACTGCTTCCATCTACTAAAACAATATTTTTTCTGCTCATGTTTCCTCTTTCCTGCCCATCTTCTGGGGCATAAAGGTATACCCGCAGGGTGTTTCCTCTTTCCTGCCCATCTTTTGGGGCATAAAGGTATACCCGCAGGGTATTTCCTCTTTTCTGCCTATGCTATTGGGTTATAAAGGTATGCCAGTATACCCATTTAGGTACTCTCTTCCATCATAGTAGGCCCCACTGCAGCCATATCCGGCATTGCAGTAGGACCGTAAAAAACAGGGCCATTACGCTTACCGTAGCCACCGCATACCTGGCAATTTTAATACACCGTATAACCTGAAGCCTTTGTCGGGACTGTTCTAAGGCTGCCTCCAGCGCTCCTTTTATATTATAATTCCCCGTTTCGGAATCCAGCTGCCTGATTCCCACGTCCACAGTAAAGTATATTTCCAGTTCCTCCCGGCAATCCAGGCAGGATTCCATATGTTCCAGAAATTCACTCAGCTCTTCGTCTGTCAGTTCATCATTGATGTATGGCATAACAAGACGTTCTGCTTCCTTACATGTCATGGTCCAGACACCTCCTTTATTATATCTTTTGTCTATCATACAATATATTTTACTCATTTTCAATTTAATAATCGCAAAAAAACACTTGCCAAATGGAAAATCCTATGATAAAATAATGAGCGTTGTAAGGAAAGGCCGGCATGTCGGAATGGCAGACGAGGCGGACTCAAAATCCGTTGATGGCAACATCGTGTGGGTTCAAGTCCCACTGCCGGCACTACACCCTTGGCAGGGAGCAAGGCTCTGGAAAGCTGAAAAAGTTCAGTTTTCCAGAGTCTTTTCTCTATTCTGCGGCTAGTACATCTCGCACTTTTCGGCATCTTCTGCAGCACCTTCCTTCCAAAATTTTCCTATATTTTTCTTAATTCGGGGAAAATCACGGGCACATCTTCAATATTTGTGATATACTGTAAAAAAATCCGTAAAACTGAAGGGAGGTAATCCTATGAAACGATACAATGTTATCCCAGCCCTTTTCATCGGCTGCACCCTGATTTTAAGCGGCTGCGGGCAAAAAAATTATGTTAAAACCGACTTACCAGCCACCTCTGTAGCTGCATCCGGAGAGACCATGTCCGCTGCCGCAGAAGCATCAGAACCTGTAAAAATTGAAAACCCGGATTCCCAGGCTCAGCAAGAGGAAGCTGTCAAGAACACCTCTGCCGCCGGCATCACTGCTGCCCTCCACACCTATAAAGAGGGAAAAGTTTCCATTCAGTATCCAGTCGTCTCCGGATTGGAGGATGGGGCTATGGAAGAAAAAATCAATGCTTTGTTAAAAAGCAATGCCCTTGAGATATTAAAAGCCTATTCCGTCAATGAGGAAAAGGACAGCCTTTCTCTTACAGCAAAAGTAAACTCCGTAGACAGGAAGCGCGTCACAGTTGTATACACCGGACTTTTTTCCGGGGACGGCGCGGCGCATCCGGTTAATGTGTTTTTTACCAATACGGTTGATCTGTCCATGGCAAAGGATCTAAGACTCACGGATTATGTAGATCCCAATGCGCTGGCTGAATACATCCGTTCTGATGACTGTCAGCTCTATGATGCCACTCCTGAACTTACAGAAGCATTGATTCCTTATTTGGTTCAAACCAGCCTGGAAACATATACCAAAATGTTCCAAAAAGCGGATTTTCCCATGGAGACAGCATCCTCTGGACATACTCCTGCCTTTCCGGAATCCTTTAGCTATGAAGACCGCGGTACCATTATTGTTTCCATTCCGGTCCCCCATAGTCTGGGTGATTTTGCGCTGATAAAATATACTCCTGAGACAAAATAGGAAAAATAGTTGCCTTTTACTTCGTTCTCTGTTAAAATAGGACGGAAAATAAAAGGAATTGGGGTAGAAAAATGAGTAACAACGTAAAACTGACAACCCGAGATTATCTGCTCAGTATCCAGCATCTGTTCGCCGCCTTCGGTGCAACCGTGCATAGCGTTACTGATAAGTCACAATCCATCGCTGGCATTACTTTCCACAGGTGCCGGCAACTTAATATTCCACTGCTGTACTAAAATTAAGGTTCCATTATTTCCTGGTTATCCTTCACTTTTCTGGCCGCTGCCACCGCAGTTATCCGGCCGGAAGAAACCGCGATCCCAGGAAACGTACCTTTAGCACAGGGTGGAATTATTTTCGCCCTGGGGGCCATCCCTTCCTTCACTCCCATTCCCTGCGTAATTCTTATGAAGTATATGGAGCATTACGACTAATGGAACTGTTGCATGGAAAAACTTTTAAAGGATAGCTTATTGTAGAACTTAATGTTATAGCAGGCTCAATTACAAGATACAATTTACTTTGTTTCTTGTAGTCATAATCGTTGTTCTCATAAACCTCATATTACCGGAAACCCCTGATACTCTAAGAGAATAAAGAAAGGATTTAAAACAATTATGGACTTTTCAATGGACAATGTAACCGTTTTTACTCACCCGCTTATTCAGCACAAGATCTCTATTTTAAGAGATAAGAGGACAGGCACCAATGAGTTCCGTGCCCTCATCGAAGAAATCGCAATGCTGATGGGATTTGAGGCCTTAAGAGATCTCCCCTTACAGGACGTAGAGGTGGAAACTCCCATTGAGACCTGTATGACTCCAATGATTGCCGGTAAAAAAATGGCTGTCGTTCCTATCCTTCGTGCCGGACTGGGCATGGTCAACGGAATCCTGGCTTTGGTTCCCTCTGCAAAAGTAGGCCACATCGGCCTGTACCGGGATGAAGTTACCCATGAGCCCCACGAATACTACTGTAAGCTGCCAAGCCCAATCGAGCAAAGAACCATTGTTGTAACAGATCCTATGCTGGCAACCGGCGGTTCCGCAGTAGCCGCTGTGGATTTCATCAAACAGCATGGCGGAAGAAACATCAAATTCATGGCCATTATCGCTGCTCCGGAAGGCTTAAAGAGACTTCGTGAGGCACATCCGGACATCCAGATCTACATCGGACATCTGGACCGCCAGTTAAATGATAACGCCTATATCTGTCCTGGTCTGGGAGATGCAGGAGACAGAATCTTCGGTACAAAATAACAGACAACTAAGAACCACTAAAAACGCGCCTTGATCCGGCATATCCTGCCGCTTCAAAGCGCGTTTCTTTTTGACTATATTTTATCCGATTCCTTTATATAGGATGCTAAGTGCAAATACTAACGCAGCAAGAAAAACATAGATGTATTTTGCAGTAAAAAGATAAGCCGCCCCTAAAGGCTTCTTCCTTCCCCTGTTTAATTCTTCCATGATCTTTCCATCTTTTAATACCCAGTAAATCATGATGGAGCATAAAACAGCGCCAAAGGGAACTACGTATATTGTAATCAGATCCATAAAGAATCCCATATAAGGCTCGTATTCTATGAAGAGTCCTGGAATAAACACCGCGGCTCCTACCAAAAAAATAGCCTTTTTGCGTGATAAGTGTAAATGAGTCTGTACCGCCTCTGAGCACACCTCAAGCATGTTTACCAGAGAGGTCACCCCTGCAAACAGCACAGAAAGGAAAAACAGCACTGCCACCCATCTTCCCGCCGGAATCATGGAAAAGACCTTTGGCACTGTGATGAACATGAGCGGCGGACCGCTTGCAGGGTCCATCTGAAAAGCAAATACCGCCGGAATGATGGCGAAGCCGGCCAAAAGCGCAGCAATCGTATCAAGGAATGCAGTGGTGATGGCTGCCTTAGGAATATCTTCCTTTTTATCCAGATAGCTTCCGTAAATGACCATTCCAGAGCCTGTAATGGATAAGGAAAAGAATGCCTGTCCCATGGCCATCACCCAGGTTTCCGGCTTCAGCAAGTACTCCCATCTGGGAACCAGCAGATATTCATAACCAGCCAGAGCGCCTGGAAGAAAAAAGACCCGGACCGCAATGATTGCAAACAGGATAAAAAAAGATGGCATCATGATTGCATTTACTTTTTCAATCCCCTTTAAGACACCGCCAGCCAGCACTGCCACAGTAATGACAACAACAAGGAAATGCCAGGGCATGCTGCCAAATTTTCCAGTCATGCTGGAAAAATATACCGTTGCATCCGTATTCATCATCACGCCGCTTAAGGATCCGAACAGATACTTAAGAACCCAGCCTACAATGATGGCATAGCCAATGGCAATGCCAAAAGACCCGATCAAAGGGATGGCTCCAATAAAGCCGCCTCCTTTTTTTCCTCTGGTCTTCATGGCATAGTCATAGGAACCAATAGGGCCTGTCCCGGTCAGCCTGCCAAAGGCAAACTCGCCGGAAAGCCCAACCATGCCAAACAAAAAAATAAAACCAAAATACACCAGTAAAAAAGCGGCTCCCCCATACTGGCCCAGGCGGTAGGGAAACATCCAGATGTTTCCCATACCTACCGCAGAGCCAACAGAGGCAAGGATAAATCCGATCCGCGAACCAAAGGTTCCGTTCTTCGCCGCAGTGTGTTGTTTATCCATTGTACTGTTCCTTATTCCTCAATTTTTTTCTCTACGATTTCTCCCTGGTTCTTATAGATGGAGTTAGCATCTACACAGCCTCTGACACAGGAAAGAGGATAAATATTGGACTTCGGTCCGATTACGGTTCCTGGATTTAAGACTGCGCCGCAGCCAACTTCCGTGAAATCGCCTATGATCGCACCGAATTTCTTAAGGCCGGTCTCAATATCCCCGTCTTCTGCATGAACCGTTACCAAAGACTTATCGGATTTTACGTTGGAAGCCAGAGAAGAAGCACCCATATGTGACTTATAGCCTAAGATGGAATCTCCTACATAGTTGTAATGAGGAACCTGTACGCCATCAAAAAGAATGGAATTCTTAATTTCAGAAGAGTTTCCTATTACAGCACCTTCTCCAATGATGGCATTGCCTCTGATAAATGCACAATGACGGATCTGTGCGCCCTTACAGATGATCACATTCTCACCCATACATGCAGTTGGCGGAAGATTGATGGATTTATGAATCCATACTGCTTTACCCACGTGAACAAACTCATCCTTTGGAAGACGCGCTCCCAGAGAGACGATGAATTCGCTGATTTTGGGAAGGATCTCCCATGGGTAAGTAGTCTGTTCAAATAATAATTTTGCTATTGTATGGGTAGTATCAAATAAGTCCTGGTTTGTCATATCTTCTTTTTTCATTTTATAATCTCCTATTTTTGTTTTTTATAATTAGCTGCCGCGGCATCAAATACACCATGCAGATCGTAGTGATTGTTGAGTCTTAAAACTCCTGCGGTCCGCCCGGCAACAAAATTCTCCAGCTTCTGCATATATTCATCCGGGGTTATGGACCCCTCGGCCACGTAAGTCAGCCCTTTTTCCCAGCTTGCCGTCAATTCCGGATTAAGAAGCTGTCTGATGGAAGCATTGACTACGTCGAAAATCATCTCTCCCAAAAGAGTGGGTACAATTATCTGAGTCTTGCTGTTTAGGGAGAGGTATTTGATATTGCACAGCTTTTTTAAAATCTCAGCCCGTGTAGCACTGGTTCCTATTCCGCTTCCCTTTATCTGGGCGCGGAGTTCTTCATCTTCAATAAGCTGTCCGGCGTTTTCCATGGCTAAGATCATGGAACCGGATGTATAGCGCTTGGGAGGAGAGGTTTCTCCTTCCTTAATCGTCAGCTTTTTAAGAGGAAGCTTCATTCCTTTTTTCAGGGTGCCAAGCATAGCAACGAATGCGGGATTATCCATCTGATTCTGAGAGGATTCCTGATTGTTCTCCTCTTGTCCGTTGTCCTCAGAAGGTGCTTCACCATTTCCTTCATCCTGCTGCTTCTTTTTTCCCCAGGACACCTCAGCAACTTTTAAATAACCCGCTTCCAGCATGACCCGGAAATTGGCATAAAAATGTTCCTTTCCCGACAACTGATTCGGGGCGGGTTCTGCAGCGGGGTTCCCTGTATCCGCCACAAGCTCCAGGGCATATTTCTGATAAACAGCCGGGGGATAAAAGACGCTTATAAATCTTCTTGCTATGACTTCATAAACCTTCAATCCCAGGGGAGACAGTCCTCTCAACGCGGCAAGTCCCTGACCGGTGGGTATGATGGCATAGTGGTCCGTTATTTGCTTATCATTGACGTACCTGGTTTTTTCAATGGTCTTAAAAGAGCCCTTCTCCATAACCTCTGCAGCTGCTTCTGCCAAAGGTTCAAAGCCCTTAAGCCCGGCTATGTTCTTATGGATCTCCTTTGCAACCGCCGTGGATAAAACTCTGGCATCAGTTCTTGGGTAAGTGACCAGCTTCTTCTCATAAAGCTCCTGGACCTGCTTTAAGGTCTCATCAGGACTGATCTTAAACATTCTGGAACAGTCATTCTGAAGCTCAGCCAGATTGTAAAGCAAGGGAGGATTCTTTGTTTCCTTTTTCTTTTCTATGGAAGCAACGGTTCCTTCCATGGGATCCATGAGAGACAGGGTGTTTATCAGCTCTTCCGCATATTTTCGTTCCTTAAAGCCGTTTTCCTTATAAAGGAATGGGGATTCGAAATACTTGGATCCAGGAGCGCTTCTCCACTCCCCGTCAAAATCCATACCCGATAATTCGGGGTTTACTGCATCTTCTTTAGAAAAGGTTCCGATTACACGGTAAAACGGAGTTTTAACAAAGTCCCGGACCTCCCGTTCTCTCCGCACCACCATCCCCATGACACAGGTCATGACCCGGCCGACGGATATTACCGTATTCTTCCCGCTTTTTAAGTAATTGGAAATATGCTGCCCATATCTTAGTGTAAGCAATCGGGAAAAATTAATTCCCATGAGATAATCTTCTTTCGCCCTTAAATAGGCTGAGGCCGAAAGATTATCGTATTCGGATTCATCCTTTGCTTCCCGGATGCCTCGTAAAATCTCATCCTCAGTCTGGGAATCAATCCACACACGTTTCTGCTTCTTGTCCACCACTCCTGCCATTTGCGCCACCAGGCGGTATATGTATTCTCCTTCCCGCCCGGAGTCCGTGCATACATAAATGGTATCCACATCAGGACGGTTCAGCAGGCCGCTTACAATCTTAAATTGTTTTTCAGCGTTTGGAATCACCTCGTACTTAAACTCCTTGGGAAGAAAAGGAAGGGTGGATAGGCTCCACCGCTTGAATTTGGGATCATAGCTTTCCGGATAGCTCATCGTTACCAGATGCCCTACGCACCAGGTTATGATCACCTGATCCGATTCTATATATCCATCCCTGCGTCTTCCATTCGCCTTTAAAGCGTTGGCAAACTCCTGGGCCACACTTGGTTTTTCTGCAATGTATAACGATTTCGACATATATCTCCCTACCGCCTTATGATAGTAACCTGTTCATTATAACACTAAAATTGATGAATGGCAAATCTTTCTGATAACTATGCCTTTGCGGAACCTTTCCTTTTATATTCAGATAAGATAACGGAGGTGAACATCAGCACACATCCAGCCGCCAGTTTTATCGTCACCTGCTCCCCCAAAAACAGAACGGAAAACATCAGGCCGAATACAGCTTCAAAGGATAAAATAATGGAGGAAGTATTGGGAGTCAGATGCTTTTGTCCCATATTCTGGAGAAGAAAACAGATCATCGTGCAAAAGATTCCCAGATACAGCAGGCCGGTCACCATGGAAGTGTCAATCACGGTTACATCTAAGGAACCTTCCAAAACCGGAGCAATTGCCCAGCTTAAGATTGCCGCCATAACCATCTGGATCACAGTCAGGATAATGGGATCATGGTCTTCAGTATAACGATCAATAAAAACAATATGAAACGCGAAGAAAAAGCCGCATACAAAAGTCATCAAATCCCCAATATTCACGGAAAGGTCTCCCTCCAGGGACAACAGCGCAAGTCCCAGCACTGCGATACCTGCTGCCGCCACATTGTTCCGGGAAGGCTTTTTTCTGTTATAAAACCAATGGAGAAACGGTACCAGGATCACGTACAATGTGGTGATAAAAGCATTTTTACTGGCAGTAGTATATTTAAGCCCATAGGTCTGAAAAAAATAACTGACAAACAAAAAAACTCCTAAAAGTCCGCCGCACATTAAATCCGGCTTACTGACTTTTTTCACCCGCTTCCAGAATACGGCCACCAGCGCAACAGACGCAATGGTAAAGC encodes the following:
- a CDS encoding anti-sigma factor family protein — its product is MTCKEAERLVMPYINDELTDEELSEFLEHMESCLDCREELEIYFTVDVGIRQLDSETGNYNIKGALEAALEQSRQRLQVIRCIKIARYAVATVSVMALFFTVLLQCRIWLQWGLL
- a CDS encoding polysaccharide deacetylase family protein; the protein is MKRYNVIPALFIGCTLILSGCGQKNYVKTDLPATSVAASGETMSAAAEASEPVKIENPDSQAQQEEAVKNTSAAGITAALHTYKEGKVSIQYPVVSGLEDGAMEEKINALLKSNALEILKAYSVNEEKDSLSLTAKVNSVDRKRVTVVYTGLFSGDGAAHPVNVFFTNTVDLSMAKDLRLTDYVDPNALAEYIRSDDCQLYDATPELTEALIPYLVQTSLETYTKMFQKADFPMETASSGHTPAFPESFSYEDRGTIIVSIPVPHSLGDFALIKYTPETK
- the upp gene encoding uracil phosphoribosyltransferase, whose protein sequence is MDNVTVFTHPLIQHKISILRDKRTGTNEFRALIEEIAMLMGFEALRDLPLQDVEVETPIETCMTPMIAGKKMAVVPILRAGLGMVNGILALVPSAKVGHIGLYRDEVTHEPHEYYCKLPSPIEQRTIVVTDPMLATGGSAVAAVDFIKQHGGRNIKFMAIIAAPEGLKRLREAHPDIQIYIGHLDRQLNDNAYICPGLGDAGDRIFGTK
- a CDS encoding sodium-dependent transporter, which codes for MDKQHTAAKNGTFGSRIGFILASVGSAVGMGNIWMFPYRLGQYGGAAFLLVYFGFIFLFGMVGLSGEFAFGRLTGTGPIGSYDYAMKTRGKKGGGFIGAIPLIGSFGIAIGYAIIVGWVLKYLFGSLSGVMMNTDATVYFSSMTGKFGSMPWHFLVVVITVAVLAGGVLKGIEKVNAIMMPSFFILFAIIAVRVFFLPGALAGYEYLLVPRWEYLLKPETWVMAMGQAFFSLSITGSGMVIYGSYLDKKEDIPKAAITTAFLDTIAALLAGFAIIPAVFAFQMDPASGPPLMFITVPKVFSMIPAGRWVAVLFFLSVLFAGVTSLVNMLEVCSEAVQTHLHLSRKKAIFLVGAAVFIPGLFIEYEPYMGFFMDLITIYVVPFGAVLCSIMIYWVLKDGKIMEELNRGRKKPLGAAYLFTAKYIYVFLAALVFALSILYKGIG
- a CDS encoding LbetaH domain-containing protein yields the protein MKKEDMTNQDLFDTTHTIAKLLFEQTTYPWEILPKISEFIVSLGARLPKDEFVHVGKAVWIHKSINLPPTACMGENVIICKGAQIRHCAFIRGNAIIGEGAVIGNSSEIKNSILFDGVQVPHYNYVGDSILGYKSHMGASSLASNVKSDKSLVTVHAEDGDIETGLKKFGAIIGDFTEVGCGAVLNPGTVIGPKSNIYPLSCVRGCVDANSIYKNQGEIVEKKIEE
- a CDS encoding DNA topoisomerase, producing the protein MSKSLYIAEKPSVAQEFANALKANGRRRDGYIESDQVIITWCVGHLVTMSYPESYDPKFKRWSLSTLPFLPKEFKYEVIPNAEKQFKIVSGLLNRPDVDTIYVCTDSGREGEYIYRLVAQMAGVVDKKQKRVWIDSQTEDEILRGIREAKDESEYDNLSASAYLRAKEDYLMGINFSRLLTLRYGQHISNYLKSGKNTVISVGRVMTCVMGMVVRREREVRDFVKTPFYRVIGTFSKEDAVNPELSGMDFDGEWRSAPGSKYFESPFLYKENGFKERKYAEELINTLSLMDPMEGTVASIEKKKETKNPPLLYNLAELQNDCSRMFKISPDETLKQVQELYEKKLVTYPRTDARVLSTAVAKEIHKNIAGLKGFEPLAEAAAEVMEKGSFKTIEKTRYVNDKQITDHYAIIPTGQGLAALRGLSPLGLKVYEVIARRFISVFYPPAVYQKYALELVADTGNPAAEPAPNQLSGKEHFYANFRVMLEAGYLKVAEVSWGKKKQQDEGNGEAPSEDNGQEENNQESSQNQMDNPAFVAMLGTLKKGMKLPLKKLTIKEGETSPPKRYTSGSMILAMENAGQLIEDEELRAQIKGSGIGTSATRAEILKKLCNIKYLSLNSKTQIIVPTLLGEMIFDVVNASIRQLLNPELTASWEKGLTYVAEGSITPDEYMQKLENFVAGRTAGVLRLNNHYDLHGVFDAAAANYKKQK
- a CDS encoding DMT family transporter, which codes for MNKQDGKGIKALSALGLIITTIIWGSGFVVMKNSVEVITPAYLLALRFTIASVALVAVFWKRVKKVSKPDLMCGGLLGVFLFVSYFFQTYGLKYTTASKNAFITTLYVILVPFLHWFYNRKKPSRNNVAAAGIAVLGLALLSLEGDLSVNIGDLMTFVCGFFFAFHIVFIDRYTEDHDPIILTVIQMVMAAILSWAIAPVLEGSLDVTVIDTSMVTGLLYLGIFCTMICFLLQNMGQKHLTPNTSSIILSFEAVFGLMFSVLFLGEQVTIKLAAGCVLMFTSVILSEYKRKGSAKA